One part of the Homo sapiens chromosome 19, GRCh38.p14 Primary Assembly genome encodes these proteins:
- the MAP2K7 gene encoding dual specificity mitogen-activated protein kinase kinase 7 isoform 2 (isoform 2 is encoded by transcript variant 2) → MAASSLEQKLSRLEAKLKQENREARRRIDLNLDISPQRPRPTLQLPLANDGGSRSPSSESSPQHPTPPARPRHMLGLPSTLFTPRSMESIEIDQKLQEIMKQTGYLTIGGQRYQAEINDLENLGEMGSGTCGQVWKMRFRKTGHVIAVKQMRRSGNKEENKRILMDLDVVLKSHDCPYIVQCFGTFITNTDVFIAMELMGTCAEKLKKRMQGPIPERILGKMTVAIVKALYYLKEKHGVIHRDVKPSNILLDERGQIKLCDFGISGRLVDSKAKTRSAGCAAYMAPERIDPPDPTKPDYDIRADVWSLGISLPCPSPSQVELATGQFPYKNCKTDFEVLTKVLQEEPPLLPGHMGFSGDFQSFVKDCLTKDHRKRPKYNKLLEHSFIKRYETLEVDVASWFKDVMAKTESPRTSGVLSQPHLPFFR, encoded by the exons ATGGCGGCGTCCTCCCTGGAACAGAAGCTGTCCCGCCTGGAAGcaaagctgaagcaggagaaccggGAGGCCCGGCGGAGGATCGACCTCAACCTGGATATCAGCCCCCAGCGGCCCAGGCCCA CCCTGCAGCTCCCGCTGGCCAACGATGGGGGCAGCCGCTCGCCATCCTCAGAGAGCTCCCCGCAGCACCCCACGCCCCCCGCCCGGCCCCGCCACATGCTGGGGCTCCCGTCAACCCTGTTCACACCCCGCAGCATGGAGAG CATTGAGATTGACCAGAAGCTGCAGGAGATCATGAAGCAGACGGGCTACCTGACCATCGGGGGCCAG cgCTACCAGGCAGAAATCAACGACCTGGAGAACTTGGGCGAGATGGGCAGCGGCACCTGCGGCCAGGTGTGGAAGATGCGCTTCCGGAAGACCGGCCACGTCATTGCCGTTAAG CAAATGCGGCGCTCCGGGAACAAGGAGGAGAACAAGCGCATCCTCATGGACCTGGATGTGGTGCTGAAGAGCCACGACTGCCCCTACATCGTGCAGTGCTTTGGGACGTTCATCACCAAC ACGGACGTCTTCATCGCCATGGAGCTCATGGGCACCTGCGCTGAGAAGCTCAAGAAGCGGATGCAGGGCCCCATCCCCGAGCGCATTCTGGGCAAGATGACAGTGGCG ATTGTGAAGGCGCTGTACTACCTGAAGGAGAAGCACGGTGTCATCCACCGCGACGTCAAGCCCTCCAACATCCTGCTGGACGAGCGGGGCCAGATCAAGCTCTGCGACTTCGGCATCAGCGGCCGCCTGGTGGACTCCAAAGCCAAGACGCGGAGCGCCGGCTGTGCCGCCTACATGGCA CCCGAGCGCATTGACCCCCCAGACCCCACCAAGCCGGACTATGACATCCGGGCCGACGTATGGAGCCTGGGCATCTCGTTG CCCTGCCCGTCTCCCTCCCAGGTGGAGCTGGCAACAGGACAGTTTCCCTACAAGAACTGCAAGACGGACTTTGAGGTCCTCACCAAAGTCCTACAGGAAGAGCCCCCGCTTCTGCCCGGACACATGGGCTTCTCGGGGGACTTCCAGTCCTTCGTCAAAGACTG CCTTACTAAAGATCACAGGAAGAGACCAAAGTATAATAAGCTACTT GAACACAGCTTCATCAAGCGCTACGAGACGCTGGAGGTGGACGTGGCGTCCTGGTTCAAGGATGTCATGGCGAAGACTGAGTCACCGCGGACTAGCGGCGTCCTGAGCCAGCCCCACCTGCCCTTCTTCAGGTAG
- the LRRC8E gene encoding volume-regulated anion channel subunit LRRC8E isoform 1 (isoform 1 is encoded by transcript variant 2): MIPVAEFKQFTEQQPAFKVLKPWWDVLAEYLTVAMLMIGVFGCTLQVTQDKIICLPNHELQENLSEAPCQQLLPRGIPEQIGALQEVKGLKNNLDLQQYSFINQLCYETALHWYAKYFPYLVVIHTLIFMVCTSFWFKFPGTSSKIEHFISILGKCFDSPWTTRALSEVSGENQKGPAATERAAATIVAMAGTGPGKAGEGEKEKVLAEPEKVVTEPPVVTLLDKKEGEQAKALFEKVKKFRMHVEEGDILYTMYIRQTVLKVCKFLAILVYNLVYVEKISFLVACRVETSEVTGYASFCCNHTKAHLFSKLAFCYISFVCIYGLTCIYTLYWLFHRPLKEYSFRSVREETGMGDIPDVKNDFAFMLHLIDQYDSLYSKRFAVFLSEVSESRLKQLNLNHEWTPEKLRQKLQRNAAGRLELALCMLPGLPDTVFELSEVESLRLEAICDITFPPGLSQLVHLQELSLLHSPARLPFSLQVFLRDHLKVMRVKCEELREVPLWVFGLRGLEELHLEGLFPQELARAATLESLRELKQLKVLSLRSNAGKVPASVTDVAGHLQRLSLHNDGARLVALNSLKKLAALRELELVACGLERIPHAVFSLGALQELDLKDNHLRSIEEILSFQHCRKLVTLRLWHNQIAYVPEHVRKLRSLEQLYLSYNKLETLPSQLGLCSGLRLLDVSHNGLHSLPPEVGLLQNLQHLALSYNALEALPEELFFCRKLRTLLLGDNQLSQLSPHVGALRALSRLELKGNRLEALPEELGNCGGLKKAGLLVEDTLYQGLPAEVRDKMEEE; the protein is encoded by the exons ATGATCCCAGTggccgagttcaagcagttcacGGAACAGCAGCCTGCGTTCAAGGTGCTCAAACCCTGGTGGGACGTGCTGGCCGAGTACCTCACCGTGGCCATGCTCATGATTGGGGTCTTTGGCTGCACCCTCCAG GTGACACAGGACAAGATCATCTGTCTACCCAATCATGAGCTCCAGGAGAACTTATCAGAGGCCCCGTGCCAGCAATTGCTGCCTCGGGGGATCCCTGAGCAGATTGGGGCCCTGCAGGAGGTTAAAGGCCTTAAGAACAATTTGGACCTGCAGCAATACAGCTTTATTAACCAGCTGTGTTATGAGACGGCCCTGCACTGGTATGCCAAGTACTTCCCTTACCTCGTGGTCATTCACACACTCATCTTCATGGTCTGCACCAGTTTCTGGTTCAAGTTCCCTGGCACCAGCTCCAAGATTGAACACTTCATCTCCATCCTGGGCAAGTGTTTCGACTCTCCATGGACCACCAGGGCCCTATCCGAGGTCTCCGGGGAGAACCAGAAGGGCCCAGCAGCCACCGAACGGGCTGCGGCCACCATAGTGGCCATGGCAGGGACCGGGCCGGGGAAGGCAGGGGAGGGTGAGAAGGAGAAAGTGCTGGCGGAACCGGAGAAGGTGGTGACCGAGCCTCCAGTTGTCACCCTGTTGGACAAGAAGGAGGGTGAGCAAGCCAAAGCCCTGTTTGAGAAGGTGAAGAAGTTCCGCATGCACGTGGAAGAGGGCGACATCCTGTACACCATGTACATCCGACAGACGGTGCTGAAAGTGTGTAAGTTCCTGGCCATCCTGGTCTACAACCTGGTCTATGTGGAGAAGATCAGTTTCCTGGTGGCCTGTAGGGTGGAGACGTCAGAGGTCACGGGCTACGCCAGCTTCTGCTGCAACCACACCAAGGCCCACCTCTTCTCCAAGCTGGCCTTCTGTTACATCTCCTTTGTGTGCATCTACGGACTTACCTGCATCTACACGCTCTACTGGCTCTTCCACCGGCCCCTCAAGGAGTACTCCTTCCGTTCCGTGCGGGAGGAGACTGGCATGGGGGACATTCCTGACGTCAAGAATGACTTCGCCTTCATGCTGCACCTCATCGATCAGTACGACTCCCTCTACTCCAAGCGCTTCGCCGTCTTCCTGTCCGAGGTCAGCGAAAGCCGTCTAAAGCAGCTCAATCTCAACCACGAGTGGACGCCCGAGAAGCTTCGACAGAAGCTGCAGCGCAATGCCGCGGGCCGGCTGGAGCTGGCCCTCTGCATGCTGCCGGGTCTGCCCGACACCGTCTTTGAGCTCAGTGAGGTggagtcactcaggctggaggccATCTGCGATATCACCTTCCCCCCGGGGCTGTCACAGCTGGTGCACTTGCAGGAGCTCAGCTTGCTCCACTCGCCCGCCAGGCTACCCTTCTCCTTGCAGGTCTTCCTGCGGGACCACCTGAAGGTGATGCGCGTCAAATGCGAGGAGCTCCGCGAGGTGCCGCTTTGGGTGTTTGGGCTGCGGGGCTTGGAGGAGCTGCACCTGGAGGGGCTTTTCCCCCAGGAGCTAGCTCGGGCAGCCACCCTGGAGAGCCTCCGGGAGCTGAAGCAGCTCAAGGTGTTGTCCCTCCGGAGCAACGCCGGGAAGGTGCCAGCCAGTGTGACCGACGTTGCTGGCCACCTGCAGAGGCTCAGCCTGCACAACGATGGGGCCCGTCTGGTTGCCCTGAACAGCCTCAAGAAGCTGGCGGCATTGCGGGAGCTGGAGCTGGTGGCCTGCGGGCTGGAGCGCATCCCCCATGCAGTGTTCAGCCTGGGTGCGCTGCAGGAACTTGACCTCAAGGACAACCACCTGCGCTCCATCGAGGAAATCCTCAGCTTCCAGCACTGCCGGAAGCTGGTCACGCTCAGGCTGTGGCACAACCAGATCGCCTACGTCCCTGAGCACGTGCGGAAGCTCAGGAGCCTGGAGCAGCTCTACCTCAGCTACAACAAGCTGGAGACCCTGCCCTCCCAGCTCGGCCTGTGCTCAGGCCTCCGTCTGCTGGATGTGTCCCACAATGGGCTACACTCCCTGCCACCCGAGGTGGGCCTCCTGCAGAACCTACAGCACCTGGCCCTCTCCTACAATGCCCTGGAGGCCCTGCCCGAAGAGCTCTTCTTCTGCCGCAAGCTGCGGACGTTGCTTCTGGGCGACAACCAGCTGAGCCAGCTCTCGCCCCACGTGGGTGCCCTCAGAGCCCTCAGCCGCCTGGAGCTCAAAGGCAACCGCTTAGAGGCGCTGCCAGAAGAACTTGGCAACTGTGGGGGGCTCAAGAAGGCGGGGCTCCTGGTGGAAGACACGCTTTACCAGGGTCTGCCGGCAGAAGTGCGGGACAAGATGGAGGAGGAATGA
- the MAP2K7 gene encoding dual specificity mitogen-activated protein kinase kinase 7 isoform 1 (isoform 1 is encoded by transcript variant 1) → MAASSLEQKLSRLEAKLKQENREARRRIDLNLDISPQRPRPIIVITLSPAPAPSQRAALQLPLANDGGSRSPSSESSPQHPTPPARPRHMLGLPSTLFTPRSMESIEIDQKLQEIMKQTGYLTIGGQRYQAEINDLENLGEMGSGTCGQVWKMRFRKTGHVIAVKQMRRSGNKEENKRILMDLDVVLKSHDCPYIVQCFGTFITNTDVFIAMELMGTCAEKLKKRMQGPIPERILGKMTVAIVKALYYLKEKHGVIHRDVKPSNILLDERGQIKLCDFGISGRLVDSKAKTRSAGCAAYMAPERIDPPDPTKPDYDIRADVWSLGISLVELATGQFPYKNCKTDFEVLTKVLQEEPPLLPGHMGFSGDFQSFVKDCLTKDHRKRPKYNKLLEHSFIKRYETLEVDVASWFKDVMAKTESPRTSGVLSQPHLPFFR, encoded by the exons ATGGCGGCGTCCTCCCTGGAACAGAAGCTGTCCCGCCTGGAAGcaaagctgaagcaggagaaccggGAGGCCCGGCGGAGGATCGACCTCAACCTGGATATCAGCCCCCAGCGGCCCAGGCCCA TTATTGTGATCACTCTAAGCCCTGCTCCTGCCCCGTCCCAACGAGCAG CCCTGCAGCTCCCGCTGGCCAACGATGGGGGCAGCCGCTCGCCATCCTCAGAGAGCTCCCCGCAGCACCCCACGCCCCCCGCCCGGCCCCGCCACATGCTGGGGCTCCCGTCAACCCTGTTCACACCCCGCAGCATGGAGAG CATTGAGATTGACCAGAAGCTGCAGGAGATCATGAAGCAGACGGGCTACCTGACCATCGGGGGCCAG cgCTACCAGGCAGAAATCAACGACCTGGAGAACTTGGGCGAGATGGGCAGCGGCACCTGCGGCCAGGTGTGGAAGATGCGCTTCCGGAAGACCGGCCACGTCATTGCCGTTAAG CAAATGCGGCGCTCCGGGAACAAGGAGGAGAACAAGCGCATCCTCATGGACCTGGATGTGGTGCTGAAGAGCCACGACTGCCCCTACATCGTGCAGTGCTTTGGGACGTTCATCACCAAC ACGGACGTCTTCATCGCCATGGAGCTCATGGGCACCTGCGCTGAGAAGCTCAAGAAGCGGATGCAGGGCCCCATCCCCGAGCGCATTCTGGGCAAGATGACAGTGGCG ATTGTGAAGGCGCTGTACTACCTGAAGGAGAAGCACGGTGTCATCCACCGCGACGTCAAGCCCTCCAACATCCTGCTGGACGAGCGGGGCCAGATCAAGCTCTGCGACTTCGGCATCAGCGGCCGCCTGGTGGACTCCAAAGCCAAGACGCGGAGCGCCGGCTGTGCCGCCTACATGGCA CCCGAGCGCATTGACCCCCCAGACCCCACCAAGCCGGACTATGACATCCGGGCCGACGTATGGAGCCTGGGCATCTCGTTG GTGGAGCTGGCAACAGGACAGTTTCCCTACAAGAACTGCAAGACGGACTTTGAGGTCCTCACCAAAGTCCTACAGGAAGAGCCCCCGCTTCTGCCCGGACACATGGGCTTCTCGGGGGACTTCCAGTCCTTCGTCAAAGACTG CCTTACTAAAGATCACAGGAAGAGACCAAAGTATAATAAGCTACTT GAACACAGCTTCATCAAGCGCTACGAGACGCTGGAGGTGGACGTGGCGTCCTGGTTCAAGGATGTCATGGCGAAGACTGAGTCACCGCGGACTAGCGGCGTCCTGAGCCAGCCCCACCTGCCCTTCTTCAGGTAG
- the MAP2K7 gene encoding dual specificity mitogen-activated protein kinase kinase 7 isoform X1 — MAASSLEQKLSRLEAKLKQENREARRRIDLNLDISPQRPRPIIVITLSPAPAPSQRAALQLPLANDGGSRSPSSESSPQHPTPPARPRHMLGLPSTLFTPRSMESIEIDQKLQEIMKQTGYLTIGGQRYQAEINDLENLGEMGSGTCGQVWKMRFRKTGHVIAVKQMRRSGNKEENKRILMDLDVVLKSHDCPYIVQCFGTFITNTDVFIAMELMGTCAEKLKKRMQGPIPERILGKMTVAIVKALYYLKEKHGVIHRDVKPSNILLDERGQIKLCDFGISGRLVDSKAKTRSAGCAAYMAPERIDPPDPTKPDYDIRADVWSLGISLPCPSPSQVELATGQFPYKNCKTDFEVLTKVLQEEPPLLPGHMGFSGDFQSFVKDCLTKDHRKRPKYNKLLEHSFIKRYETLEVDVASWFKDVMAKTESPRTSGVLSQPHLPFFR, encoded by the exons ATGGCGGCGTCCTCCCTGGAACAGAAGCTGTCCCGCCTGGAAGcaaagctgaagcaggagaaccggGAGGCCCGGCGGAGGATCGACCTCAACCTGGATATCAGCCCCCAGCGGCCCAGGCCCA TTATTGTGATCACTCTAAGCCCTGCTCCTGCCCCGTCCCAACGAGCAG CCCTGCAGCTCCCGCTGGCCAACGATGGGGGCAGCCGCTCGCCATCCTCAGAGAGCTCCCCGCAGCACCCCACGCCCCCCGCCCGGCCCCGCCACATGCTGGGGCTCCCGTCAACCCTGTTCACACCCCGCAGCATGGAGAG CATTGAGATTGACCAGAAGCTGCAGGAGATCATGAAGCAGACGGGCTACCTGACCATCGGGGGCCAG cgCTACCAGGCAGAAATCAACGACCTGGAGAACTTGGGCGAGATGGGCAGCGGCACCTGCGGCCAGGTGTGGAAGATGCGCTTCCGGAAGACCGGCCACGTCATTGCCGTTAAG CAAATGCGGCGCTCCGGGAACAAGGAGGAGAACAAGCGCATCCTCATGGACCTGGATGTGGTGCTGAAGAGCCACGACTGCCCCTACATCGTGCAGTGCTTTGGGACGTTCATCACCAAC ACGGACGTCTTCATCGCCATGGAGCTCATGGGCACCTGCGCTGAGAAGCTCAAGAAGCGGATGCAGGGCCCCATCCCCGAGCGCATTCTGGGCAAGATGACAGTGGCG ATTGTGAAGGCGCTGTACTACCTGAAGGAGAAGCACGGTGTCATCCACCGCGACGTCAAGCCCTCCAACATCCTGCTGGACGAGCGGGGCCAGATCAAGCTCTGCGACTTCGGCATCAGCGGCCGCCTGGTGGACTCCAAAGCCAAGACGCGGAGCGCCGGCTGTGCCGCCTACATGGCA CCCGAGCGCATTGACCCCCCAGACCCCACCAAGCCGGACTATGACATCCGGGCCGACGTATGGAGCCTGGGCATCTCGTTG CCCTGCCCGTCTCCCTCCCAGGTGGAGCTGGCAACAGGACAGTTTCCCTACAAGAACTGCAAGACGGACTTTGAGGTCCTCACCAAAGTCCTACAGGAAGAGCCCCCGCTTCTGCCCGGACACATGGGCTTCTCGGGGGACTTCCAGTCCTTCGTCAAAGACTG CCTTACTAAAGATCACAGGAAGAGACCAAAGTATAATAAGCTACTT GAACACAGCTTCATCAAGCGCTACGAGACGCTGGAGGTGGACGTGGCGTCCTGGTTCAAGGATGTCATGGCGAAGACTGAGTCACCGCGGACTAGCGGCGTCCTGAGCCAGCCCCACCTGCCCTTCTTCAGGTAG
- the MAP2K7 gene encoding dual specificity mitogen-activated protein kinase kinase 7 isoform 3 (isoform 3 is encoded by transcript variant 3): MAASSLEQKLSRLEAKLKQENREARRRIDLNLDISPQRPRPTLQLPLANDGGSRSPSSESSPQHPTPPARPRHMLGLPSTLFTPRSMESIEIDQKLQEIMKQTGYLTIGGQRYQAEINDLENLGEMGSGTCGQVWKMRFRKTGHVIAVKQMRRSGNKEENKRILMDLDVVLKSHDCPYIVQCFGTFITNTDVFIAMELMGTCAEKLKKRMQGPIPERILGKMTVAIVKALYYLKEKHGVIHRDVKPSNILLDERGQIKLCDFGISGRLVDSKAKTRSAGCAAYMAPERIDPPDPTKPDYDIRADVWSLGISLVELATGQFPYKNCKTDFEVLTKVLQEEPPLLPGHMGFSGDFQSFVKDCLTKDHRKRPKYNKLLEHSFIKRYETLEVDVASWFKDVMAKTESPRTSGVLSQPHLPFFR, from the exons ATGGCGGCGTCCTCCCTGGAACAGAAGCTGTCCCGCCTGGAAGcaaagctgaagcaggagaaccggGAGGCCCGGCGGAGGATCGACCTCAACCTGGATATCAGCCCCCAGCGGCCCAGGCCCA CCCTGCAGCTCCCGCTGGCCAACGATGGGGGCAGCCGCTCGCCATCCTCAGAGAGCTCCCCGCAGCACCCCACGCCCCCCGCCCGGCCCCGCCACATGCTGGGGCTCCCGTCAACCCTGTTCACACCCCGCAGCATGGAGAG CATTGAGATTGACCAGAAGCTGCAGGAGATCATGAAGCAGACGGGCTACCTGACCATCGGGGGCCAG cgCTACCAGGCAGAAATCAACGACCTGGAGAACTTGGGCGAGATGGGCAGCGGCACCTGCGGCCAGGTGTGGAAGATGCGCTTCCGGAAGACCGGCCACGTCATTGCCGTTAAG CAAATGCGGCGCTCCGGGAACAAGGAGGAGAACAAGCGCATCCTCATGGACCTGGATGTGGTGCTGAAGAGCCACGACTGCCCCTACATCGTGCAGTGCTTTGGGACGTTCATCACCAAC ACGGACGTCTTCATCGCCATGGAGCTCATGGGCACCTGCGCTGAGAAGCTCAAGAAGCGGATGCAGGGCCCCATCCCCGAGCGCATTCTGGGCAAGATGACAGTGGCG ATTGTGAAGGCGCTGTACTACCTGAAGGAGAAGCACGGTGTCATCCACCGCGACGTCAAGCCCTCCAACATCCTGCTGGACGAGCGGGGCCAGATCAAGCTCTGCGACTTCGGCATCAGCGGCCGCCTGGTGGACTCCAAAGCCAAGACGCGGAGCGCCGGCTGTGCCGCCTACATGGCA CCCGAGCGCATTGACCCCCCAGACCCCACCAAGCCGGACTATGACATCCGGGCCGACGTATGGAGCCTGGGCATCTCGTTG GTGGAGCTGGCAACAGGACAGTTTCCCTACAAGAACTGCAAGACGGACTTTGAGGTCCTCACCAAAGTCCTACAGGAAGAGCCCCCGCTTCTGCCCGGACACATGGGCTTCTCGGGGGACTTCCAGTCCTTCGTCAAAGACTG CCTTACTAAAGATCACAGGAAGAGACCAAAGTATAATAAGCTACTT GAACACAGCTTCATCAAGCGCTACGAGACGCTGGAGGTGGACGTGGCGTCCTGGTTCAAGGATGTCATGGCGAAGACTGAGTCACCGCGGACTAGCGGCGTCCTGAGCCAGCCCCACCTGCCCTTCTTCAGGTAG
- the LRRC8E gene encoding volume-regulated anion channel subunit LRRC8E isoform 2 (isoform 2 is encoded by transcript variant 3) gives MVCTSFWFKFPGTSSKIEHFISILGKCFDSPWTTRALSEVSGENQKGPAATERAAATIVAMAGTGPGKAGEGEKEKVLAEPEKVVTEPPVVTLLDKKEGEQAKALFEKVKKFRMHVEEGDILYTMYIRQTVLKVCKFLAILVYNLVYVEKISFLVACRVETSEVTGYASFCCNHTKAHLFSKLAFCYISFVCIYGLTCIYTLYWLFHRPLKEYSFRSVREETGMGDIPDVKNDFAFMLHLIDQYDSLYSKRFAVFLSEVSESRLKQLNLNHEWTPEKLRQKLQRNAAGRLELALCMLPGLPDTVFELSEVESLRLEAICDITFPPGLSQLVHLQELSLLHSPARLPFSLQVFLRDHLKVMRVKCEELREVPLWVFGLRGLEELHLEGLFPQELARAATLESLRELKQLKVLSLRSNAGKVPASVTDVAGHLQRLSLHNDGARLVALNSLKKLAALRELELVACGLERIPHAVFSLGALQELDLKDNHLRSIEEILSFQHCRKLVTLRLWHNQIAYVPEHVRKLRSLEQLYLSYNKLETLPSQLGLCSGLRLLDVSHNGLHSLPPEVGLLQNLQHLALSYNALEALPEELFFCRKLRTLLLGDNQLSQLSPHVGALRALSRLELKGNRLEALPEELGNCGGLKKAGLLVEDTLYQGLPAEVRDKMEEE, from the coding sequence ATGGTCTGCACCAGTTTCTGGTTCAAGTTCCCTGGCACCAGCTCCAAGATTGAACACTTCATCTCCATCCTGGGCAAGTGTTTCGACTCTCCATGGACCACCAGGGCCCTATCCGAGGTCTCCGGGGAGAACCAGAAGGGCCCAGCAGCCACCGAACGGGCTGCGGCCACCATAGTGGCCATGGCAGGGACCGGGCCGGGGAAGGCAGGGGAGGGTGAGAAGGAGAAAGTGCTGGCGGAACCGGAGAAGGTGGTGACCGAGCCTCCAGTTGTCACCCTGTTGGACAAGAAGGAGGGTGAGCAAGCCAAAGCCCTGTTTGAGAAGGTGAAGAAGTTCCGCATGCACGTGGAAGAGGGCGACATCCTGTACACCATGTACATCCGACAGACGGTGCTGAAAGTGTGTAAGTTCCTGGCCATCCTGGTCTACAACCTGGTCTATGTGGAGAAGATCAGTTTCCTGGTGGCCTGTAGGGTGGAGACGTCAGAGGTCACGGGCTACGCCAGCTTCTGCTGCAACCACACCAAGGCCCACCTCTTCTCCAAGCTGGCCTTCTGTTACATCTCCTTTGTGTGCATCTACGGACTTACCTGCATCTACACGCTCTACTGGCTCTTCCACCGGCCCCTCAAGGAGTACTCCTTCCGTTCCGTGCGGGAGGAGACTGGCATGGGGGACATTCCTGACGTCAAGAATGACTTCGCCTTCATGCTGCACCTCATCGATCAGTACGACTCCCTCTACTCCAAGCGCTTCGCCGTCTTCCTGTCCGAGGTCAGCGAAAGCCGTCTAAAGCAGCTCAATCTCAACCACGAGTGGACGCCCGAGAAGCTTCGACAGAAGCTGCAGCGCAATGCCGCGGGCCGGCTGGAGCTGGCCCTCTGCATGCTGCCGGGTCTGCCCGACACCGTCTTTGAGCTCAGTGAGGTggagtcactcaggctggaggccATCTGCGATATCACCTTCCCCCCGGGGCTGTCACAGCTGGTGCACTTGCAGGAGCTCAGCTTGCTCCACTCGCCCGCCAGGCTACCCTTCTCCTTGCAGGTCTTCCTGCGGGACCACCTGAAGGTGATGCGCGTCAAATGCGAGGAGCTCCGCGAGGTGCCGCTTTGGGTGTTTGGGCTGCGGGGCTTGGAGGAGCTGCACCTGGAGGGGCTTTTCCCCCAGGAGCTAGCTCGGGCAGCCACCCTGGAGAGCCTCCGGGAGCTGAAGCAGCTCAAGGTGTTGTCCCTCCGGAGCAACGCCGGGAAGGTGCCAGCCAGTGTGACCGACGTTGCTGGCCACCTGCAGAGGCTCAGCCTGCACAACGATGGGGCCCGTCTGGTTGCCCTGAACAGCCTCAAGAAGCTGGCGGCATTGCGGGAGCTGGAGCTGGTGGCCTGCGGGCTGGAGCGCATCCCCCATGCAGTGTTCAGCCTGGGTGCGCTGCAGGAACTTGACCTCAAGGACAACCACCTGCGCTCCATCGAGGAAATCCTCAGCTTCCAGCACTGCCGGAAGCTGGTCACGCTCAGGCTGTGGCACAACCAGATCGCCTACGTCCCTGAGCACGTGCGGAAGCTCAGGAGCCTGGAGCAGCTCTACCTCAGCTACAACAAGCTGGAGACCCTGCCCTCCCAGCTCGGCCTGTGCTCAGGCCTCCGTCTGCTGGATGTGTCCCACAATGGGCTACACTCCCTGCCACCCGAGGTGGGCCTCCTGCAGAACCTACAGCACCTGGCCCTCTCCTACAATGCCCTGGAGGCCCTGCCCGAAGAGCTCTTCTTCTGCCGCAAGCTGCGGACGTTGCTTCTGGGCGACAACCAGCTGAGCCAGCTCTCGCCCCACGTGGGTGCCCTCAGAGCCCTCAGCCGCCTGGAGCTCAAAGGCAACCGCTTAGAGGCGCTGCCAGAAGAACTTGGCAACTGTGGGGGGCTCAAGAAGGCGGGGCTCCTGGTGGAAGACACGCTTTACCAGGGTCTGCCGGCAGAAGTGCGGGACAAGATGGAGGAGGAATGA